One stretch of Janibacter limosus DNA includes these proteins:
- a CDS encoding inositol monophosphatase family protein: MHQLPPETHTDIDVDPAELARIALTVAVEAGRLVVDERPVGLGVAETKSSATDVVTVMDQRSQDHLLARLGELRPRDGFAGEERGARASDSGITWVVDPIDGTVNYLYEIPAYAVSVAAAVGDPGVDGAWQPVAGAVVNPVTGERYTAWAGGGAWRSIGDAQPRRLQVQETSLGQALCGTGFGYDADRRAWQAAVLSHVLPQVRDIRRLGSAALDLCRVAEGSLDVYYERGLNPWDMAAGWLVATEAGALVSDLHGRAPRAELTLAGAPVLHSRLAAVLEGAIEQVGPEIVR; the protein is encoded by the coding sequence ATGCACCAGCTGCCCCCCGAGACCCACACCGACATCGACGTGGACCCCGCCGAGCTGGCCCGGATCGCCCTGACCGTCGCCGTCGAGGCCGGGCGCCTCGTCGTCGACGAGCGGCCCGTCGGGCTCGGGGTCGCCGAGACCAAGAGCTCGGCGACCGACGTCGTCACCGTCATGGACCAGCGCAGCCAGGACCACCTGCTCGCGCGGCTGGGGGAGCTGCGTCCGCGGGACGGCTTCGCCGGTGAGGAGCGAGGCGCCCGCGCCAGCGACTCGGGCATCACCTGGGTCGTCGACCCGATCGACGGCACCGTCAACTACCTCTACGAGATCCCCGCCTACGCGGTCTCGGTGGCGGCGGCGGTGGGGGACCCGGGCGTCGACGGCGCGTGGCAGCCCGTGGCCGGCGCGGTCGTCAACCCGGTGACGGGGGAGCGGTACACGGCGTGGGCTGGCGGTGGTGCGTGGCGGTCGATCGGCGACGCGCAGCCGCGTCGGCTGCAGGTCCAGGAGACCTCCTTGGGTCAGGCTCTCTGCGGCACGGGCTTCGGCTACGACGCGGACCGCAGGGCGTGGCAGGCGGCCGTCCTGAGCCACGTGCTGCCGCAGGTGCGCGACATCCGACGGCTCGGCAGCGCCGCGCTGGACCTGTGCCGGGTGGCCGAGGGCAGTCTCGACGTCTACTACGAGCGGGGCCTCAACCCGTGGGACATGGCGGCCGGGTGGCTCGTCGCGACGGAGGCCGGGGCGTTGGTCTCCGACCTGCACGGACGGGCGCCCAGGGCCGAGCTCACGCTCGCCGGCGCACCGGTGCTGCACAGTCGCCTGGCGGCCGTCCTGGAGGGCGCCATCGAGCAGGTCGGGCCCGAGATCGTTCGCTGA
- a CDS encoding ferrochelatase has protein sequence MSDQAPEHPLRPYEAVLVQSFGGPEGPDEVLPFLRRVTAGRGVPDERLAEVGAHYDHVAGVSPLPALNRRLVAELVAELAARECPLPVALGNRNSTPFVPEALDELTADGARRILVVPTSAWRSYSSCRQYREGLADAAEGREGLVLDKVRPFGEHPGFAATLARDTLAAARAAVAAVGADHVALLYVTHSIPDAMDETSGPGDGDGRAYSGDQAEVAAAITAEVDTVLGTDLPAGLSFCSRSGSPRAPWLEPDVNDRLRELAADGVEHVVVVPIGFISDHMEVYYDLDVEAAATADEIGLAMTRVPTPGADHAFVAGLVDVMLERAAQARGEQPVRATWRDLDSHPAVCPTGCCPNLREARPALCGSD, from the coding sequence ATGTCGGATCAGGCCCCAGAGCATCCCCTTCGCCCCTACGAGGCCGTGCTGGTCCAGTCCTTCGGGGGCCCCGAGGGTCCCGACGAGGTGCTGCCCTTCCTGCGGCGGGTGACGGCCGGGCGGGGTGTCCCCGACGAGCGGCTCGCCGAGGTCGGCGCCCACTACGACCACGTCGCCGGGGTCAGCCCCCTGCCGGCCCTCAACCGCCGCCTCGTCGCCGAGCTCGTCGCGGAGCTCGCGGCCAGGGAGTGCCCCCTCCCGGTGGCGCTCGGCAACCGCAACTCCACCCCCTTCGTCCCGGAGGCGCTCGACGAGCTCACCGCCGACGGTGCCCGGAGGATCCTCGTGGTCCCGACGAGCGCGTGGCGCAGCTATTCCTCCTGCCGGCAGTACCGCGAGGGCCTGGCGGATGCCGCCGAAGGGAGGGAGGGCCTCGTGCTGGACAAGGTGCGGCCCTTCGGCGAGCACCCCGGCTTCGCGGCCACGTTGGCCCGCGACACGCTCGCGGCGGCGCGCGCGGCCGTCGCAGCGGTCGGGGCCGACCACGTCGCCCTCCTCTACGTCACCCACTCCATCCCCGACGCGATGGACGAGACCTCCGGACCGGGCGACGGTGACGGGCGCGCCTACTCGGGCGACCAAGCCGAGGTGGCCGCGGCGATCACGGCGGAGGTGGACACCGTCCTCGGGACGGACCTGCCGGCCGGGCTGTCCTTCTGCTCGCGGTCGGGCTCCCCTCGCGCCCCGTGGCTCGAGCCCGATGTCAACGACCGGCTGCGCGAGCTGGCGGCGGACGGGGTCGAGCACGTCGTCGTGGTGCCGATCGGCTTCATCTCGGACCACATGGAGGTCTACTACGACCTGGACGTCGAGGCCGCCGCGACGGCCGACGAGATCGGTCTGGCCATGACCCGGGTCCCGACCCCGGGGGCCGACCACGCCTTCGTCGCCGGTCTCGTGGACGTCATGCTCGAGCGTGCCGCCCAGGCACGCGGCGAGCAGCCGGTCCGGGCCACGTGGCGCGACCTGGACTCCCACCCGGCGGTCTGCCCGACGGGGTGCTGCCCCAACCTGCGCGAGGCCCGCCCGGCACTCTGCGGATCGGACTGA
- the sepH gene encoding septation protein SepH — MRDLRLIGVHDDGEHLVVTDDAGEEYRLRIDEPLRAAARRDRPRLGQLQIAIDNDVRPREVQAMIRAGASAEEVAARTGWDLDKIARFEGPVIAEREHVASRAQSVRMRGTNQAGSPETLAQRAATRLVGRGVEPSSVVWDAYRDPEGQWTVSSIFAAGGRERTATWWFDMAGMSVVAKNDEAKWLSEADAPAGPVPVSVHRPTAVFDVEVEETKVERATRANTDDLINSMREHSGAKNRRRGGRRKSRGSDPTPPVTEDELPLDELPPPAGGAHPRDEQPDETSRSESAKSETAKTAPSKASTPKAAAAAPEPAPTTSSTSAPSTGDADVRTTRPGPAAAPAAEMKAEHEPDADPVDTQDEPASPGQDADQAAAEQAGSPQSGSQQSDSQQAEARSPSTGSESGTDVPAADAADAAVPDRAGSATETETETEETGADPDAGAKGRAGRKGRAKVPSWDDVMFGTTRD, encoded by the coding sequence ATGCGCGACCTGCGACTCATCGGTGTGCACGACGACGGCGAGCACCTCGTTGTCACCGACGACGCCGGCGAGGAGTACCGCCTGCGGATCGACGAGCCCTTGCGGGCCGCGGCCCGACGGGACCGGCCCCGGCTCGGTCAGCTCCAGATCGCCATCGACAACGACGTGCGCCCGCGCGAGGTGCAGGCCATGATCCGCGCCGGCGCCAGCGCCGAGGAGGTCGCTGCCCGCACCGGGTGGGACCTGGACAAGATCGCTCGCTTCGAGGGGCCGGTGATCGCCGAGCGCGAGCACGTCGCGAGCCGGGCCCAGTCCGTGCGCATGCGCGGCACCAACCAGGCCGGCTCCCCCGAGACCCTGGCGCAACGCGCCGCGACCCGACTCGTCGGCCGTGGCGTCGAGCCCTCCTCCGTCGTGTGGGACGCCTACCGCGACCCCGAGGGCCAGTGGACCGTCTCGTCGATCTTCGCCGCCGGTGGCCGCGAGCGGACAGCCACGTGGTGGTTCGACATGGCCGGGATGAGCGTCGTCGCCAAGAACGACGAGGCCAAGTGGCTCTCCGAGGCCGACGCCCCGGCCGGGCCGGTGCCGGTCAGCGTGCACCGCCCCACGGCCGTCTTCGACGTCGAGGTCGAGGAGACCAAGGTCGAGCGGGCGACGCGGGCCAACACCGACGACCTCATCAACTCCATGCGCGAGCACTCCGGCGCCAAGAACCGGCGGCGCGGCGGCCGTCGCAAGAGCCGTGGCTCCGACCCGACGCCGCCGGTGACCGAGGACGAGCTGCCCCTCGACGAGCTCCCGCCGCCCGCCGGCGGTGCGCACCCCCGCGACGAGCAGCCGGACGAGACGTCACGCTCCGAGAGCGCCAAGAGCGAGACCGCCAAGACCGCGCCGTCCAAGGCGTCAACTCCCAAGGCCGCTGCCGCGGCTCCCGAGCCTGCTCCCACGACGTCCTCCACGTCTGCGCCCTCGACGGGTGACGCCGACGTGCGCACCACTCGGCCTGGACCCGCGGCCGCCCCCGCCGCGGAGATGAAGGCCGAGCACGAGCCCGACGCCGACCCGGTCGACACGCAGGACGAGCCCGCGAGCCCGGGCCAGGATGCAGATCAGGCCGCAGCCGAGCAGGCTGGCTCCCCGCAGTCAGGGAGCCAGCAGTCCGACAGCCAGCAGGCCGAGGCGAGGTCGCCGTCGACCGGGTCCGAGTCCGGGACGGACGTGCCTGCTGCTGACGCTGCCGACGCGGCGGTCCCCGACCGGGCCGGCAGCGCGACCGAGACCGAGACCGAGACCGAGGAGACGGGCGCAGACCCGGACGCCGGCGCCAAGGGCCGCGCTGGCCGCAAGGGCCGGGCCAAGGTGCCCAGCTGGGACGACGTGATGTTCGGGACGACGCGGGACTGA
- a CDS encoding thymidine kinase, whose translation MAELSFFAGTMDCGKSTLALQMDHNHRARGQVGIIFTRLDRSGEAVLSSRLGLETPAVEVSADLDLWETVVAQLTAGGRVDYLICDEAQFYSPEQIEQLARIVDELDIEVFAFGITSDFRTELFPGSQRLIELADRTQVLQVSALCWCGRRATHNARVVDGVMVVEGEQVVVGDTADPTHEAEVEYEVLCRRHHMRRMNSRAAQAAALSADVLPFDLDACPVPPPA comes from the coding sequence GTGGCCGAGCTGAGCTTCTTCGCCGGGACGATGGACTGCGGCAAGTCCACGCTCGCCCTGCAGATGGACCACAACCACCGGGCCCGAGGGCAGGTGGGCATCATCTTCACCCGTCTCGACCGCTCCGGTGAAGCCGTGCTCTCCTCCCGCCTCGGCCTGGAGACGCCCGCGGTCGAGGTCTCCGCGGACCTGGACCTCTGGGAGACGGTCGTCGCCCAGCTGACCGCCGGCGGTCGGGTCGACTACCTCATCTGCGACGAGGCGCAGTTCTACAGCCCCGAGCAGATCGAGCAGCTCGCGCGCATCGTCGACGAGCTGGACATCGAGGTCTTCGCCTTCGGGATCACCAGCGACTTCCGCACCGAGCTCTTCCCGGGCAGCCAGCGTCTCATCGAGCTCGCCGATCGCACCCAGGTCCTCCAGGTCTCCGCCCTGTGCTGGTGCGGTCGCCGGGCCACGCACAATGCCCGCGTGGTCGACGGGGTCATGGTCGTCGAGGGTGAGCAGGTCGTCGTCGGTGACACCGCCGACCCCACGCACGAGGCCGAGGTCGAGTACGAGGTGCTCTGCCGTCGGCACCACATGCGGCGGATGAACTCCCGGGCCGCCCAGGCAGCTGCCCTGTCGGCCGATGTCCTGCCCTTCGACCTCGACGCCTGCCCGGTGCCTCCACCGGCCTGA
- a CDS encoding alkaline phosphatase family protein yields the protein MAHHGNQPATLLPATPRLDRLLPTVATSLGVPGLTRGTDRALGPARRTVVVLVDGLGAQLLARRSGHAPFLRSLLQDPEAAATIDCGFPSTTATSMGSFGTGSLAGSHGLVGYEAYDPGTDTVFNELSWEDGPAPRLWQPAPTVFEAAGEHGVAVTRIGPGFFDGSGLTEAALRGGRFIAAKSLAARVDATVTAVRAQPRSLVYLYWGDVDKIGHVHGCDSHEWVAELEEVDAQLARLANLLPPDTSLHITADHGMVDVSLDARPDIAEDAELDAGVRHVSGEPRCVQLHVQPGALDDVLATWRARLGEDAVVLTREEAVSAGWFGAVSDTVRPRIGDVIAVMTGPIAVQDSRRHRPELRALIGVHGSITADEVAIPWLTLSAREQ from the coding sequence ATGGCGCACCACGGCAACCAGCCCGCCACCCTGCTCCCGGCGACCCCGCGGCTCGACCGGCTGCTCCCGACGGTGGCCACCAGCCTGGGCGTCCCCGGTCTGACGCGCGGGACGGACCGCGCCCTGGGTCCGGCGCGCCGCACCGTCGTCGTCCTCGTGGACGGCCTCGGAGCCCAGCTGCTGGCGCGTCGCAGCGGGCACGCCCCCTTCCTGCGGAGCCTGCTGCAGGACCCCGAGGCCGCTGCGACGATCGACTGCGGGTTCCCCTCGACCACCGCGACCTCCATGGGCAGCTTCGGCACCGGGTCCCTCGCCGGCTCCCACGGGCTCGTCGGCTACGAGGCCTACGACCCCGGTACGGACACCGTCTTCAACGAGCTGTCCTGGGAGGACGGTCCCGCGCCGCGGCTGTGGCAGCCGGCCCCCACCGTCTTCGAGGCGGCAGGGGAGCACGGCGTGGCGGTCACCCGGATCGGTCCCGGCTTCTTCGACGGCTCCGGCCTGACCGAGGCGGCGCTGCGTGGTGGGCGGTTCATCGCCGCCAAGAGCCTGGCCGCGCGGGTCGACGCGACGGTCACCGCCGTGCGGGCACAACCACGCTCGCTGGTCTACCTCTACTGGGGGGACGTCGACAAGATCGGGCACGTCCACGGCTGCGACTCCCACGAGTGGGTGGCCGAGCTCGAGGAGGTCGACGCCCAGCTGGCCAGGCTGGCCAACCTGCTGCCGCCGGACACCTCGCTGCACATCACGGCCGACCACGGCATGGTCGACGTCTCGCTCGACGCCCGGCCGGACATCGCCGAGGACGCCGAGCTCGACGCCGGGGTCCGCCATGTCTCGGGCGAGCCTCGGTGCGTCCAGCTGCACGTGCAGCCGGGTGCGCTCGACGACGTCCTGGCGACCTGGCGAGCCCGGCTGGGGGAGGACGCCGTGGTCCTCACCCGCGAGGAGGCGGTCTCCGCCGGCTGGTTCGGTGCGGTCAGCGACACCGTGAGGCCCCGCATCGGCGACGTCATCGCCGTCATGACCGGGCCGATCGCCGTCCAGGACTCCCGCCGGCACCGACCCGAGCTGCGGGCACTCATCGGGGTGCACGGCTCGATCACCGCCGACGAGGTGGCGATCCCGTGGCTGACCCTGTCCGCGCGGGAGCAGTGA